Part of the Rhodococcus sp. OK302 genome is shown below.
CAACGCAACCGCGCTCGCCCCCGGTCACACGCTGTACACGGACAAGAAGGTGGAGTTCCCGCCCATCCCGTCGTTTGCACCGGAACACTTCTCGATCCTGCGCGCCGAGAGCGCCGGCAAGTACAAGCAGTTCCGACGCGCCGTCGACCAACTCGACTCCGAAGGCGTCGTTCAGATCCTTCGCAACGACATTCGCGGCGACGCTTCCCCGGTCATGGCCGCCGTCGGACCCATGCAGTTCGAGGTTGTCGCAGCCCGCATGAAGTCGGAGTTCAACGTCGAAGCGAAGATGGAACCGCTCGGCTACGCCCTTGCGCGTCGTACCGATGCCGAGTCCGAGGTGGAGCTCAACCGTCAGCGCGGCGTCGAGGTCTTCACCCGTTCCGACGGCGTCATGCTCGCTTTGGTCAGCGACAAGTGGCGCCTGCAGTACATCCAGAAGGAACTTCCCGATCTGACGCTCGAACCACTCGTCGCCGCTGCTGACTGATGAGTCTGATCGAGGCGCTGTTCGACGCCGAACTACACATCGGCAGCGCCACGATTCTCTGGCGGGAGATCATCGGCAACACCTTCGGCATCGGGTCTGCCATTGCCGGGGCACGGCGTTCGGTGTGGGCATGGCCGGTCGGTATCGCCGGAAATGCCCTGCTGTTCACCGTGTTCATGGGCGCACTGTTCCACACGCCGCAGGAACTCAACCTGTACGGACAAGCCGGCCGTCAACTGCTGTTCATCACCGTCAGCATCTACGGCTGGACGCAGTGGCGACGCGGGGCGCAAAGCTCCGGAAACGCAGTCCTGCCCCATTGGGCATCCACGCACCAGCGCCTCACAATGGTTGCCGTAATGATAAGCGGCACAGTTATTTTCGCTTGGATATTCAATGTCCTGGGATCGTACGGCGCCTGGGCTGAAGCCTGGATCTTCACCGGATCCATCCTCGCCACCTACGGCATGGCCCGTGGGTGGACCGAGTTCTGGCTCATCTGGATCGGCGTCGACGCCGTGGGTGTTCCCCTACTCTTCCGCGCCGGTTACTACCCGTCGGCAATCCTCTATCTCGTCTACGCATTTTTTGTTCTCTGGGGATTCTGGTCATGGCTCCGAATCCAACGACGGACGCCCGTACTCACCTAGCTCCGCCCACCGAGGGAGTGCGACCCGAAACCAACTCCTGGTATGTTTGCCAGCACTATGCAAACCGACGGTCTGTTTACGGGCATCAGGAGCGAAACAATGGAAGACAAGACTTCGCATGGAGCAAGCGGCCACGGTAGTTCGACAAACGGTGGTTCGGCCAACGGTGGTTCGGCTAACGGTGGTTCGACAAACGGCCTCACCAATGGGTCCAACGGATCCAACGGCTCACGAACGAGCAGTTCCGCGGCAACCACAGACACCCTGTCTGTCAGGCCTATCGAGGACGCACTCTCGACCGGGCCGACAGGTGCCTTCACTTTTCCGCTCCCCGACCGAAGCACGGCCGCACACAGCAGCGGAGAGGACCCTTCCATGCCTGCCCCAACCCCCACACCGTCACGTGAATCGTCACGAACCCTCGAGACTCGCAGCCGCACCGTCGTCCGGCGCGACGCGATGGGTGTAGCAGCAGTTCGCGTCGCCGGGCGCCTCACCCACACCGAACTCATTGCCAACCATTCATCACCGTCGGGCACCTATTCAGCCGATCCCACGATCAATCTGGATGAACTGCTTACAATGTTGGGAAGCTACTTGCTGTCCTCAGGCTTCGAGCATCCCGAGATCCATGCAAAACTCGGCGGCCAATCTATCGTCGTCAATCTCGTGTCACCGGAGATCAGCGCAACCTGACTGCACCAGGGCGATTTCCGTGGTCGGTCACGGCCACAAGTTCGTGACCGTCCATGTCCCGTCTGACGTACGCCGGTACAACCACCGCAGGTGTCGGCGACCCGGGTCTGCTTGCCAGAATTCGACGGACTCCGGCTCGAGACACCACGCCCGCCAATCGTCGGAGACAAATGCCGGATCAGCCTCGATGCTGTCGACCGCACCGGCCACCGCACGCTCGTAGTCACGCGAGTCTGCCAGCTCTTGACTTTGCCGGCTCGCCGTCGCCACTGCGCGTGCTGTCACAGACCGTTCGACGAAGTCTCGTGCCCGTATCTGCTCGTCTCCTTCGCGGACCACACCGCGCACACGTACCTGCTGACCACTCTCGCGCCAGTAGAAAGCCAACGAGGCGCGCGGATTGGCCGTGAGCTCAACACCTTTCGGCGATCGAGCCGATCCCGAGAACCAAAAACCGCGGGCGCCGACATCCTTCAGGATGAGGAACCGTGAATCCGGCATGCCCGTATCGTCGACAGTGGACAACGCACACACGTGCGGTTCAGTAACTCCGCCGTCGACGGCTTGACGCAGCCAGGTAAGAAACAACGCACTCGGTGTGGACGGAAATTCAGTCGGAGCATCCGGTGCGACGCCGGTCAGTGCCGGAATGCCTCGGATCCACGCACGTGTATCCAACTCGGGTGAAACGTCCTCGGCCATTCAACGACTGTAATAGCCGCGATCAAGACACGTTGCGCACTACCGAATTACCCAACGACGACGGCTGCAGCATTGCCCACTTGTTCGAGGTCAAGCGGAAACTCGGCATGTCGGACAACGACACGACCGACTCCCAGGTCCGCTCGTAACTGGTGTGCGAAATCCGCCACTTCCCGTCACTGCACAATGCATACCGGTCGTGATAAAAAGCGGACCCCCGCAGCAACATTCCGTCCTCCGGCACCACGACGGTATCCGCGAGACACCACACCCCCGTAGCGGTGTCGCCGTCGACATCGATCTCCGGTTGCCCACACTGATGCTCGGTGATGATGTGGGAGCCGAGTGTGTTCTCGAGGAAGGACACAAATGAATCACGGGAATCGAAGCTGAGCTGCTCGCCGTAGATCGCGGTCGCGTCGACCGTCAATGTATCGGCGAGTTCAACCCACGATTTGGTGTCGAGCGCACGCGCATACCGGTACTTGAGTCGTTGAATCAGAAGTATCGCTTCGAGATCCATGATCCCTGCCTCTCGTGGAGCCACCACCCGCGTCTACCGGGACCTTAACCTGCAGTACGCCGAAGCGGGCATTACTCTCAAAGTTAGTGCAAATCTCGGCGGATAACACGCGATTCGCGACCGTCGATCGTGATCGTGATCTTGTTTCCTACTCTCCGGGTACTCCTGCGTTCGGAACGCTGCCGCCGATCCGTGACACAAACCGACGGAAGCCGTTGCACGGTAACCAATGACGCCGGATATCGGATAGTCGAAGAAGGTGACAAGGTCGTATCTGTGATGATGCAACCATGAACGAATCGCGTCGACGCCTGTCGATCGTCCTGTTCGAAGGATTCGAACTGCTTGACGTCTTCGGCCCACTAGGGCTGTTCGGCATGGTGCCGGAGACGATTTCCGTCGAACTGGTCGGGCCCACTGCCGGACCGGTCCGAAGCAGTCAAGGGACCGAAGTCCTCGCAACGGTGGGATACGAAGACGCCCACCTCCCCGACATCGTTCTGGTGCCTGGCGGACAGGGAACCCGACGTGCTGTTGCAGACCGCGCCTTCCTCGATTGGCTGAACGTGTGGGCGACAGACGCACAACTCGTGACCTCGGTCTGTACCGGGTCCGCTGTCCTTGCCGCGGCAGGACTACTGGACGGCTACCGAGCGACCGCCAACAAGCGTGCCTACGAATGGGCAACATCGCACGGATCATCGGTGACCTGGGTTGCCCGAGCGCGGTGGGTCGAAGACCAGAACCGTTGGACATCCTCCGGCGTTGCAGCTGGAATGGACATGGCGGCCGCCCTCATCGCTCGATTGTGTGGGAGCGCGATGGCCGATGCAATCACCAAAGCTGCCGAACTCGAGGTTCAGACCGACCCGGACTGGGATCCTTTTGCGGCCGTTCACTCCCCAGAATGAGGTACACAATGGTTGACGCATCACGCATACCCGTCGTAGTCGGGGTCGGTGACCTTCGATGGAACCCCGCCGACGGGCACCGTGAACCGCTCGATCTGATCCACGAAGCAACTGTTGCGGCGCTATCGGACAGCGGTCAACCCTCACTCGGAGAACACGTCGACTCCGTGTACGCGATCAAGACAGTCAGCTGGTCCTACGACGACCTCCCGGCACTCCTTGCCGACCGCGTGGGTGCGACGCCGAGGACCACCGCCACCTCGCCCATCGGTGGGCACTGGCCTGCTGCCCTTCTCGATCGCATCGGCGCTGCTATTGCGGCCGGCGAATCCTCGGTGGCACTGCTCGTCGGCGGCGAATCACATGCCAGCACAACTGTGCTGCGAAAGTCCGGCGTCACTCCCGACTCCATCGGGTGGACTGCCGCACCGGGCGGACCTCCCGGCTTCGATCCAAACGACCTGGGTAGCCCCGAGATGCAGCGCGCCGGATTCATAGTTCCGACACGCGTCTACCCGTTGTTCGAAAATAGTTTCAGCGCAACCATCGGCCACGACGCTGCACAGTCCTTGACCTGGTCAGCGCGAATGTATGCCGCGTTCTCCGAGCTTGCAGCAAAGAACCCGGCATCGTGGACGCCGGACGTCCGTACCGTAGAAGAAATCAGCACAATCGGACCAGGCAACCGCATGGTCTCCGAGCCGTATCCACTGATGCTCAACGCCATGCCGTTTGTCAATCAGGCTGCGGCCGTTGTGGTCTGCTCTCTCGAGAAGACCCGTGAGTTCGGCGTCGACGAAGACAAGCTGATCTATCTCTGGGGTGGGGCCGGCGCCACCGATCCACTGGACATATTGAGCCGCAACAATTTCCACGCATCTGCTGCGATGCATGACGCAGTAGACCGCACGCTCGACAGCGCAGGAGTGGGCGCTGATGCTCTCGATATCGTCGACGCCTACAGTTGCTTCCCGATCGTTCCGAAACTTCTGATCCGCGAACTCGGCCTCCCCGACAACACGATCCCCAGCGTCACGGGCGGGCACTCTTTCTTCGGCGGACCGCTCAACAGCTACACCTTGCATTCCATCGCGGAAGTGACACGAAGACTCCGAGCAGACGGCAAACTCGCGCTGGTCCACGGCAATGGCGGATTCCTGACCCACCAACACGCTGTACTGCTGTCCGCGTCCGCTCATGCGGACGGATACATCGGAAATCCGGAAGCTCGCTCGCTTTCCGCGGACGCGCCCGAACTTGTCACCGGATACAGTGGCAACGCGGAAATCATCACGGCCACGGTGGAATACGGCCGAGGCGGTGAACCGGAAACCGGATTTGTCATCGCCACAACACCGGACGGCGGGCGCGTGGCCGGCCACACCGGAGCCGAGAATGCGGCAGAGCTAACGCAGTTCAGTGGCAACAACCCTGCCGCCATTGGTCGCACAGTTCATATCGTCGACGAGAACGGAAAGCTCACCGTGACGTTCTGACAGCGACAGCCGTGTACACCGAGGCATGTTTCTTCCCCGGTGTACATTGCTGGATATTCGGTTGTTCAAGCGGCTGTCGGTGGACTGTTCCCCGATATCGGAACCTGATACGGATCCACCGACATCGGCGGATAGAACCGGGTTTTCCGATCGTCCCCGATCTCGACACTCCACTCGGTGTGGTGCAGCAACCGATGATGGTGACCGCACAAAAGTATGAGGTTGTCGAAATCTGTTGGGCCACTGTCCATCCAATGAACAATATGGTGGGCGTCGCACCATCCCGGCGGGGTTCCGCAGCCGGGAAACGCGCATCCCCCATCCCTGACGGCCAAAGCTCGCCGCTGCGGGACTGTCGCGGTTCGCTCGTCGATTCCATGATTGAGCGGAACACCGTTCTGGTCGAGCAGGATTCGGGTGACCATGCAATCGCAGGCCAGCATGCGGGCGCTGTCGAGGCTGATAGGCCCGGCCCAGTTGGTGATCGCATACCCGAGTTCTTCGGTGGACGGAAGGAGATCTTTGAGAGCTTGCAGGTCCGTGAGGTCTTTCGCGGTGGCCGTGATCGTCAGGTGCGGTTTGACGCCACCTTCAACGGGGCCGAGGCCGGCCATCTCGAAGCGTCGCAGGAGTTCGCAGAAACCGTCGGCGCGTCGAAGTGTCGGGGTACGAAGATCTTTCACGCCGTCAATTTCGGGTGTCGGCTTGGAAAGTCCGGACAGTAGGGCGATCAGCCGGGCGCCGTTGACGGCATCGAGGTCACCTTTGACGCTGACGCGGCCGTACAAACCTTTGGAGGCGTAGAACTCGTTGCGCTCGGAATCCTCGCCGACGGGGATGCCGTCGTCGCGGTTGCCGTATTTCTTTTCGATACGCCGGATGACCGCGCGGATGGCGTCGCAGTCGGAAACTTTTTTCGAGGCGAGGTCCAGAAGGATTTCCCGAGCCTTTTCGACGTCCGTGATATGCATATTCTTGGGTGGGTGCTGGCAGAACTGTGCCACCTGACGGGCCTTCTGCATATCGATGTCACCATCGTGAAAGGACTGTGCGACTACAGGTTCAAGCATGAACAACCGCGCGAGGCTGACCAGTTGGCTGCATTCGCCGATCTCGAGATTGGTGGACCGGTGCAGCCACTGGGCGATAGCCCGAAAGCCCGTGTCGGGGAGAGCGTCACGAGTGAACATCTCGACAACAAGGTGCACCAGGCGGGATTGCATGTCGTGACGCGCGCGAACCAGGTCGAGAACCTCGACTTTGAGACCCTCGCTGTCCAGTTGCCACGCTTCCCGATTCCCCATACATTGATTCTAATCGAACAAGATTTCGATTCCTAGAGACATTTCGGACAGGTTTTCGAGAAGTTTTGATCGAGAGTTGTTGATATACAGGAATATTCGAAGGTTCAGGCAAGAGAATCGACAACGTTAGGACGCCATGAACGGAGGACTGGAATAGTCTCTGATCATGGAATCCATCGTGACATTGAGTATGGAAGACGCCGGCGAGGTGCTGACATTGCAACGCGCTGCCTACGTCTCCGAGGCGCAAGCTCACAGCGATATGAGCCTTCCTCCACTGACGCAGTCATTGGAGGAGCTGGTCACTGAACTGTCCGACCCCGAAGTGACCGCGATCGGATTACGCAGCGAAACTGCTCGTCTTGTCGGAGCGGTACGCCTGAATATCGCAGCGGCTCGTCCGCACGTGGCTGAACTTGGCAGGCTGATCGTGGCGCCGGACAGGCAGGGCCGGGGGCTTGGCAGTCGACTGCTCGGGCTGGCGGAGAGTCACCTGCCTGCAACGGTAACCGATTTGCGGTTGTTCACCGGCGAGTTCAGCACCGGCAATCTTCGACTCTACGAACGGTTCGGCTACAAGGAAACCCATCGCACACCAACCCCGAGTGGCTATGCGCTGGTCCATCTATCCAAGCAATTGCGCTAAGCACAACGACAACGCCGGGCCGCCGCGCATCATTTCGATGTGCGACGACCCGACTTCAACGTGAGCTAGAACTCGACCAACTGACGTCTAGCCGTCGAGGTCGGCGAACAACTCCATCCACTGCTCTTCGGCAGCTTCCTTGCTCGCGATAACCGACTTGAGTTCGGCACCGAGCGACTGCAGCTTGTCCGAGTCGGTAGCCGCATCGGCGAGTGCCGCATGCAGCTGCTTCTCACGGTCGTCGAACTTGGCGATGGAACGTTCGAGCTTCGAAAGTTCCTTGCGTGCAGCACGATCCGCAGCACCATCGCGCACCTGCTTGCTCTTGGACGCACCGCTGGCGGTGGAGGCCACGGACGGGTTGTCGCCGTCCCCCATTGCTGCGCGCCGCTTCAAGTAGTCCTCGATACCGAGCGGCAGGTTGGTGAGCTTGCCGTCGCCGAAGAGCGCCCAGGTGGTGTCACAGATACGTTCGATCAGGTACCGGTCGTGGGAGATCACGACCATCGTGCCGGCCCAGCCGTCGAGCAGATCCTCGAGTTGCTGAAGGGTGTCGATGTCAAGATCGTTGGTGGGCTCATCGAGGAGCAGAACGTTGGGCTCTGCCATGAGAACACGCGTCAACTGCAGGCGTCGACGCTCACCACCGGACAGGTCACCCACCGGCGTCCGCTGACGAGCGGGCGTGAAGCCCAAGCGCTCGGCCAACTGACCGGCAGATACTTCCTTGTCACCCAAGGTGATTCGCTCTGCGACATCCTTGACCGCGTCGAGCACCCGCATGTCGGTCGGCAGATCGTCGAGTTCCTGCTTGAGCCAACCGATGTGTACGGTCTGACCCTGAATACGGCGTCCGGCAGCAGGTTCCAGCTCTCCGGCGAGGGTACGCAGAAGCGTCGTCTTGCCCGAGCCGTTGACGCCGACCAAACCGACGCGCTCGCCGGGAGCGAGACGCCACGTCAGATCGTCGACCAGCATCCGGCCGTCCGGCGTTTCGAGGCGAGCGTCTTCGAGCTCGATGACGACCTTGCCCAACCGGCGCTGAGCGAACGACGCCAGCGCGACAGCGTCGCGAGGTGCCGGTACGTCGGCGATCAAAGCCTCGGCAGCCTCGATGCGGTACTTGGGCTTGGAGGTACGGGCGGGAGCGCCGCGTCGTAGCCATGCCAATTCCTTACGCGCCAGGTTGCGACGACGCTCTTCCGCGACGTCACCCTGACGGGAACGCTCGGCGCGGGCGAACACCCAGTCGTTGTAGCCACCCTCGTAGCTTTCGACGCCACCGCCGACAACTTCCCACGTGCGAGTTGCGACAGTGTCGAGGAACCAGCGATCGTGCGTCACGACCACCAGCGCGCTACGACGCGACACGAGGTGCTCGGCCAGCCACTGGACGCCTTCGACGTCGAGGTGGTTGGTGGGCTCGTCGAGTACCAGCAAGTCCAGATCCTGAACGAGAGCGGCAGCCAAAGCTACGCGTCGACGCTCACCACCGGAGAGGCCGTCTACCTTGGCGTCGAGGGCAGACCGCTCGCCGCCGGCTCCGAGGTTGTCGATTCCGATTCCCGAGAGCACCGAGCGGATGCGGGCGTTGCCGGCCCACTCGTGCTGAGCGACGCCCAGTGGCCCGAGAACGATGTCGCCGACAGTGGATCCGGGAGGCAGCACACCGCGCTGCGTGACTACCGCCATCCGCAATCCGCCGACTCGGCTGACCCGACCGGAATCGGGTTCTTCGACGCCCGCGAGGACCTCGAGCATTGTCGTCTTGCCGCCACCGTTGAGGCCGACGACGCCGATGCGCTCGCCTTCCTCGACGCCCATCGACACTCCGTCGAGCAACGGCTTGACGCCGAATGACTTCGACACGTTTTCCAGATTGATCAAGTTAGCCATCAGTGCTGTCCCTTTGCCGCTTTGTCGAGTATTCGTGCTCCGGGTACGGGTCCGCTCGCCACGCGAACGGTGCGGCACACCCCCGCTCCCGCAAGTTCTGCGCTCACGTCCAAGGCGGACTGAGCGTCACTGCAGAGAAAAGCGCATGTCGGTCCGGATCCGGACACCATGCCGGTCAGAGCCCCGGCGTCGACACCCGCGCGCAGCGTCCGCCGTAGTGCCGGATTGAGCGATAACGCCGCCGCTTGCAGATCATTTCCGAGTAGTGGTGCAAGTTGTCGTGGATCACCGGTCGTGAGGGCCGAAATCAGGTCGTCCGCGTCGCCGAGTCGGTTCGGTGAACCCTCACTGCGCAGTCTATCGAGTTCACGGAACACGACGGGCGTGCTCAATCCGCCCTTGGCCAGCGCCAATACCCAATGGAAGGTGCTTCGAGTCAGTACGGGAACCAGGTGCTCGCCGCGGCCTGTCCCCAAAGCGGTACCCCCGTGCAACGAAAAAGGAACATCGCTGCCGAGCCTGGCCGCAAAACTGTCCAAGTCACGACGCGAGAGTTCCAACTTCCACAGCGCGTTGAGCGCAACGAGCGTTGCCGCCGCGTCGGCGCTTCCACCGGCCATCCCGCCGGCGACGGGAATTCCCTTGTCGATGAGAATCTCGACGTCGGCGTCCACACCGGCCTCGGCCGACAGCAACTCCGCTGCCTTCCATACGAGGTTGGTGCGGTCGACGGGAACTGCCGCGGCGTCGTCTCCGGTCACGATCACGGACAGGCCGTCGGACGGCGTCACGGTGACGGTGTCAGCGAGAGACAGAGCTTGGAAGACGGTAGTCAGATCGTGGTAACCGTCGGCGCGCAGGTCCCCGACAGCCAGGTGGAGATTCACCTTGGACGGGGCCCGGACTATAACTGGGCGAGGGACGACGGAGAGCACAAGGAACAACAATAGGCGCTGCGAACACCCAGGCGAAAACATGCGACCAGCGGAACAACTCTGGACGCCCCCGTCACCCGACAAGTGTGCCCGGATCGCACCTCACTTCACTGCTCTTACTCCCACTCCCAGTCCGACCACTGCCACGCTCACCGCAGCAACAATTCCTGCAAGGACGCTCCCTGAGGCGAAGTCGCCGGCAAACAACGCACGCTCCGCATCAACGACGTACCCCAGCGGATTGATGTTCACGAGAACCTTCATCCAACCTGGCGCATCGTCGAGCGGAAGCATGGTTCCCGACAGAATCAGAAGCGGGAACATCAGTGTCTGCTGCACTACCCAGAACATCCAATCCTGCTCACGCACAGCCAAAGCCAAAGCATAGGACAAGGCCCCGAGGCCGACGCCGAATACTCCGAGTAGAACGATGCCAGCTGCTGCGCCGGCCGCATTCACGTCCAGTCCGAGCGGTAGGGCGACCAGAACGATGAGAATCGCCTGTGCTGCAAGCGGAACCATCTCTTTGCATGCACGACCGATCAGCAGCGACGAACGGCGCAGCGGCGTCACCAGCATTCGTTCGTGAGATCCCTGTTGCATTTCCAAGAGCAGATTCGATCCCGTCATGGTCGTTCCGAAGATTGCGATCATCACCAGAACACCCGGGATGAACCAATTCCACACGCCGTCACCGGTTCCCGGAACACCTTTGAGTAGTGGCCCGAACAGTGCAAGCAAGATCAGCGGTTGAATCAGGCTGAAAATGATACTGACGGGGTCGCGCAGCATCGGCCGCAACTCACGACCCATGACAATGGCGCTATCTCGAACAATATTGCCGCGCACTACAGCTGGACTACCAAGAGTCATAGTCATCGCAATTTCCTTTGTCGTCAGAGTTCAGGACGCAGCCGCTGCGGCGCTTTCGCGCAAGCTACGGCCGGTGAGGGTGAGGAACACGTCGTCCAGAGTTGGACGCGTGATATCGGCGGTCAGCACGTGCGCTCCGCGGGATTCGGAATCACGTAGAAGTACCGGAAGTGTCGAATCTCCCTGGCTTGCACGGATACTCAACCGTGATCCATCAACTTCGATCTCGCGAACCGTGATGAGCTGCTGCGCTGCCGACGCCGCAATCCTGGCCTCCTCCGCGGTCTCGAAAGTCACGACAAGATGATCTCCGGCCAAATCGGCCTTGAGCGCAACTGCTGTGTTGTCCGCGATTACCGTTCCCTCGTCGATCACGATGACGCGTTCGGCCATCGAATCGGCTTCTTCCAAGTAGTGCGTCGTCAGCACAATCGTCGTGCCCATCTCGCGGCGCAACCGCAGAATGTGCTCCCACAGATTTGCCCGACTCTGCGGGTCCATCCCCGTCGTCGGCTCGTCGAGAAATAGGAGCGGTGGACGATGCACCAAACCCAGAGCGATATCGAGCCGCCGCCGCTGCCCGCCCGAAAGGGTGCTGACCTTGCGAGTCGCCAATTCCTCGAGTTCGAGATCGCCGAGCAATTCGTCGGCGCGGACCTGCGAACTCGGCTTTGTCATTCCGTAGCAGAGTCCCTGCGTCACCAACTCGTCCCGAACGCGCTGGTTGTGGCCTGCTCCGTTCCCCTGCCCGACGTAACCGAGCCTCGATCGCACCTCGCTGCGAGCATCGGACACGTCGAAACCGGCAACCTTTGCCGTGCCGGATGTCGGCTCGAGCAGTGTCGTCAACATCCGTAGGGTGGTCGATTTACCGGCACCATTAGGTCCGAGTAGCGCCACCAACTCTCCCTCGGCAACATCGAGGGTGACACCTTTCACCGCTTCGACCAGCTTCTTTCCCTGCACGAAGTGCTTGGTGAGCGCCTTCGTCTCGATCATCGGCCCGCTGTAACTCACGATGTCGGCCTCCGCTTTCTCTCGATTGGTCGGGTGGGAATTCAACCTAAAATCAATTGCGGACCATTACGGTCCTCAATCTCTGCAAAACTGGGATTCATGAAAGAGACGTCGGCTCGCCTACTGCGGTTGCTGTCCCTGCTTCAAACCCGGCGGGACTGGTCCGGTGCCGAGCTTGCGGATCGGCTCGCCATCACCCCGCGCACAGTTCGCCGCGACGTCGATAGACTCCGTGACCTGGGGTATCCCGTCGACGCCAGCGTCGGAGTGGGCGGCGGCTACCGCCTGGGCGCCGGCGTCGAGATGCCGCCGCTTCAACTCGACGACGAGGAGGTACTGGCCGTAGCGCTGTCGTTGCAGTCCGGTGCCGCCGGATCTGTAGTCGGTATCGGCGAGGCCTCGATGCGCGCGCTGACAAAACTGCGCCAGATTATGCCGTCGCGGTTGCGTCACCGACTCGAATCCCTGCAGATCGACGTTGTTTCCACGCCGCCGGCAGCAAGTGCTGTTGACGCCGGAGTATTGACAGCGATCGCGTCCGTCTGTCACAACCATGAGCGCCTGAGATTCGACTACACCACGCACGGCGGCGCTATCAGCCGACGCGAGGTGGAACCTTATCGACTGGTGCGTTCGGGATTGCGATGGTATCTGGTTGCCTGGGATCTGGGCCGCGACGACTGGCGCTCGTTCCGCGTCGACCGTATGGAGCCTAAAATCCCGACGGGCCCGCGCTTTACACCGCGAGAACTACCGGCCGGCGGAGCTGCGGAATACGTATCCGCCGGCGTCGCTCGCGCGTACACATCTACGCGCGCAACAGTTTTGCTTCATGCATCGATCGAAGAGGTCGCACCGATGGTCGGTGAGCAGTGGGGATCGGTCGAGTCTTCCGACGAAGGTCGTTGTGTAGTAGCACTTTCCGGCACGTCACTACGCTCGATCGCGCACTGGCTACGAGCCTTCGATGTCGACT
Proteins encoded:
- a CDS encoding ABC-F family ATP-binding cassette domain-containing protein produces the protein MANLINLENVSKSFGVKPLLDGVSMGVEEGERIGVVGLNGGGKTTMLEVLAGVEEPDSGRVSRVGGLRMAVVTQRGVLPPGSTVGDIVLGPLGVAQHEWAGNARIRSVLSGIGIDNLGAGGERSALDAKVDGLSGGERRRVALAAALVQDLDLLVLDEPTNHLDVEGVQWLAEHLVSRRSALVVVTHDRWFLDTVATRTWEVVGGGVESYEGGYNDWVFARAERSRQGDVAEERRRNLARKELAWLRRGAPARTSKPKYRIEAAEALIADVPAPRDAVALASFAQRRLGKVVIELEDARLETPDGRMLVDDLTWRLAPGERVGLVGVNGSGKTTLLRTLAGELEPAAGRRIQGQTVHIGWLKQELDDLPTDMRVLDAVKDVAERITLGDKEVSAGQLAERLGFTPARQRTPVGDLSGGERRRLQLTRVLMAEPNVLLLDEPTNDLDIDTLQQLEDLLDGWAGTMVVISHDRYLIERICDTTWALFGDGKLTNLPLGIEDYLKRRAAMGDGDNPSVASTASGASKSKQVRDGAADRAARKELSKLERSIAKFDDREKQLHAALADAATDSDKLQSLGAELKSVIASKEAAEEQWMELFADLDG
- a CDS encoding ABC transporter permease, with product MTMTLGSPAVVRGNIVRDSAIVMGRELRPMLRDPVSIIFSLIQPLILLALFGPLLKGVPGTGDGVWNWFIPGVLVMIAIFGTTMTGSNLLLEMQQGSHERMLVTPLRRSSLLIGRACKEMVPLAAQAILIVLVALPLGLDVNAAGAAAGIVLLGVFGVGLGALSYALALAVREQDWMFWVVQQTLMFPLLILSGTMLPLDDAPGWMKVLVNINPLGYVVDAERALFAGDFASGSVLAGIVAAVSVAVVGLGVGVRAVK
- a CDS encoding 4-(cytidine 5'-diphospho)-2-C-methyl-D-erythritol kinase encodes the protein MLSVVPRPVIVRAPSKVNLHLAVGDLRADGYHDLTTVFQALSLADTVTVTPSDGLSVIVTGDDAAAVPVDRTNLVWKAAELLSAEAGVDADVEILIDKGIPVAGGMAGGSADAAATLVALNALWKLELSRRDLDSFAARLGSDVPFSLHGGTALGTGRGEHLVPVLTRSTFHWVLALAKGGLSTPVVFRELDRLRSEGSPNRLGDADDLISALTTGDPRQLAPLLGNDLQAAALSLNPALRRTLRAGVDAGALTGMVSGSGPTCAFLCSDAQSALDVSAELAGAGVCRTVRVASGPVPGARILDKAAKGQH
- a CDS encoding ABC transporter ATP-binding protein, producing MIETKALTKHFVQGKKLVEAVKGVTLDVAEGELVALLGPNGAGKSTTLRMLTTLLEPTSGTAKVAGFDVSDARSEVRSRLGYVGQGNGAGHNQRVRDELVTQGLCYGMTKPSSQVRADELLGDLELEELATRKVSTLSGGQRRRLDIALGLVHRPPLLFLDEPTTGMDPQSRANLWEHILRLRREMGTTIVLTTHYLEEADSMAERVIVIDEGTVIADNTAVALKADLAGDHLVVTFETAEEARIAASAAQQLITVREIEVDGSRLSIRASQGDSTLPVLLRDSESRGAHVLTADITRPTLDDVFLTLTGRSLRESAAAAAS
- a CDS encoding helix-turn-helix transcriptional regulator; the encoded protein is MKETSARLLRLLSLLQTRRDWSGAELADRLAITPRTVRRDVDRLRDLGYPVDASVGVGGGYRLGAGVEMPPLQLDDEEVLAVALSLQSGAAGSVVGIGEASMRALTKLRQIMPSRLRHRLESLQIDVVSTPPAASAVDAGVLTAIASVCHNHERLRFDYTTHGGAISRREVEPYRLVRSGLRWYLVAWDLGRDDWRSFRVDRMEPKIPTGPRFTPRELPAGGAAEYVSAGVARAYTSTRATVLLHASIEEVAPMVGEQWGSVESSDEGRCVVALSGTSLRSIAHWLRAFDVDFTIVSPPELREECRAIADEQRVVVQRYLEA